A window from Candidatus Krumholzibacteriota bacterium encodes these proteins:
- a CDS encoding DNA replication/repair protein RecF → MGMRINRVEITNFRNITEASLEFSPGFNFITGLNAQGKTNLLEALYIFSLGRSFRTRNKEELISLGEDFFFIRMAVESDRGVEYILEVGVERSGSARVKINGERTKGFSSLIGIIPGVIFTPRDVGMASGPPGDRRSFIDYTAAQISGDFFGVLKGYRQVLKQRNAQIKETAAGRGRGEVMRALDSMLVERGEMLVRGRRRVLKIITDRAAEMFKYVFKGDDCLEMKYTSSINPDGGNYSDIFLDYLIKMRDEEIRRGYTIAGPHRDDIKISIGELNLRKYGSQGRKRLVAIVMKMAQASVIYEKRGERPVIMLDDIFSELDNKVSRKVKDFLSEKYQNFITSPDTAGVENREGAREFFIDGGVIEA, encoded by the coding sequence ATGGGAATGAGGATAAACAGGGTAGAAATTACAAATTTCAGGAATATAACTGAAGCCTCTCTCGAATTCTCTCCCGGATTTAATTTTATTACAGGATTGAACGCTCAAGGAAAGACAAATCTCCTCGAGGCGCTTTATATCTTTTCTCTCGGAAGGTCATTCAGAACAAGAAATAAAGAGGAGCTTATATCGCTGGGGGAGGACTTCTTCTTTATAAGGATGGCTGTAGAGAGCGACAGGGGGGTGGAATACATACTTGAGGTTGGAGTGGAACGATCCGGAAGCGCCCGCGTAAAGATAAATGGTGAAAGAACAAAGGGGTTTTCCAGCTTGATCGGGATAATACCGGGGGTGATATTTACTCCGCGGGACGTTGGTATGGCGTCTGGTCCTCCGGGAGACAGGAGAAGTTTTATAGATTACACGGCGGCGCAGATATCCGGTGATTTCTTCGGGGTTCTTAAAGGGTATAGGCAAGTATTGAAACAGAGGAACGCGCAGATCAAGGAAACAGCTGCGGGAAGGGGGCGGGGGGAAGTTATGAGAGCGCTCGACAGTATGCTTGTTGAAAGGGGAGAAATGCTTGTCAGGGGGCGAAGGAGGGTACTTAAAATAATAACCGACAGGGCGGCGGAGATGTTCAAATATGTGTTTAAAGGGGACGATTGTCTTGAGATGAAGTATACCTCTTCAATTAACCCCGACGGCGGCAATTATTCAGATATCTTTTTGGATTATCTGATCAAAATGAGGGACGAAGAAATAAGAAGGGGTTATACAATCGCGGGACCTCACCGCGATGATATTAAAATATCAATTGGAGAACTCAACCTCAGGAAGTATGGATCTCAGGGAAGAAAGAGACTCGTGGCGATAGTTATGAAGATGGCGCAGGCTTCAGTTATTTATGAAAAACGGGGAGAAAGGCCCGTTATTATGCTGGACGATATTTTTTCTGAACTCGACAATAAAGTATCCCGGAAAGTAAAGGATTTTTTATCTGAGAAATATCAGAATTTTATCACTTCTCCCGACACGGCCGGCGTGGAGAACAGAGAAGGAGCAAGAGAGTTTTTTATAGATGGAGGGGTGATAGAAGCATAA
- a CDS encoding DUF721 domain-containing protein, with translation MDKKKTKGRKNKQSAPVSEILPSVFKSLGIAGRLKEGQLVREWPSIVGKELAKRSGLRDIKDGILFVEAENNTWMQEIKFLQKKIIGRIKSRFPGIEVKGIRLFIKREKERNE, from the coding sequence ATGGATAAGAAAAAAACAAAAGGAAGAAAAAATAAACAAAGCGCTCCCGTAAGTGAGATTCTACCCTCTGTTTTTAAATCCCTTGGAATCGCGGGTAGGTTAAAAGAGGGACAACTGGTCAGAGAGTGGCCTTCGATAGTAGGTAAGGAACTGGCAAAAAGAAGTGGCCTCAGAGATATAAAAGATGGTATTCTTTTTGTCGAAGCCGAGAACAACACCTGGATGCAGGAAATCAAGTTTCTACAGAAAAAGATAATTGGGAGGATAAAAAGCAGGTTTCCCGGGATTGAAGTAAAAGGGATACGGCTTTTTATTAAGAGGGAAAAGGAGAGGAATGAGTAA
- the gyrB gene encoding DNA topoisomerase (ATP-hydrolyzing) subunit B: protein MSNKYTAKGIQVLKGLEAVRKRPAMYIGSTDIHGLHHMVYEVVDNSIDEAMAGHCGFIEVRIEPDGVVTIEDDGRGIPVDLHPTQKKPAVEVVMTMLHAGGKFDHKSYKVSGGLHGVGVSVVNALSEWMKVEIWRDGGKHIQEYKIGLPVAPLKSEPLEKDKKRTGTRISFRPNPEIFSTLDFSFDTISQRLRELAFLNKGIKIFFKDERSGKEHEFQYEGGIVSFVKLLNKNRTVLHRKPIYIDETKDDCSVEIAIQYNDSYGEKIFTFANNINTVGGGTHLSGFKTALTRTLNNYAQKNNLFKKGKNKMTLSGDDVREGITAVLSVKLPEPQFEGQTKGKLGNREIMGVVTTILGQKLGEFLEENPSKAKKIVRKAIDSARARNAARKAKDLVRRKSVLESGNLPGKLSDCSVNDPEHSELFLVEGDSAGGSAKMGRDRRFQAILPLKGKILNVEKARMDKILSNEEIKTIITALGTGIGEDFDISKIRYRKVIIMTDADVDGSHIRTLILTLFFRYMPELILQGCIYIAQPPLYRIKKGKKERYAYNEEKRRRIIKDLGGEKGISLQRYKGLGEMNPEQLWMTTMDPERRVTKQIRLEDMVEADQTFTILMGDKVAPRKKFIQENATYVKNLDV from the coding sequence ATGAGTAATAAATACACAGCTAAAGGAATACAGGTATTAAAAGGCCTGGAAGCGGTAAGAAAGAGGCCTGCCATGTATATAGGAAGCACTGATATACACGGGCTTCATCATATGGTTTATGAAGTTGTAGATAATAGTATAGATGAAGCAATGGCCGGCCACTGCGGTTTTATTGAGGTTAGAATCGAGCCGGACGGTGTAGTGACGATTGAAGATGACGGGAGGGGGATTCCGGTAGATTTACACCCGACGCAGAAAAAGCCGGCTGTGGAAGTTGTAATGACTATGCTTCATGCCGGGGGTAAATTCGACCATAAAAGTTACAAGGTGTCAGGGGGGCTTCACGGCGTGGGTGTTTCTGTCGTAAATGCTCTCTCTGAATGGATGAAAGTGGAAATATGGAGAGACGGGGGGAAACACATACAGGAATATAAAATAGGGCTGCCCGTGGCTCCACTTAAGTCGGAGCCCTTAGAGAAAGACAAGAAAAGAACTGGAACCAGAATATCATTCCGCCCGAACCCGGAGATTTTTTCCACTTTGGATTTCAGTTTCGACACAATATCTCAAAGGCTAAGAGAGCTGGCATTCTTAAACAAAGGGATAAAGATATTTTTCAAAGATGAAAGAAGCGGCAAGGAACACGAATTTCAGTACGAAGGCGGAATAGTTTCTTTTGTGAAGTTGCTGAATAAAAACAGAACAGTTCTGCACAGAAAACCGATTTATATCGATGAGACGAAAGATGACTGTTCCGTTGAAATTGCCATCCAGTACAATGATTCATATGGAGAAAAGATATTTACATTCGCGAATAATATCAACACTGTCGGCGGAGGAACCCACCTGTCGGGATTTAAAACCGCACTTACAAGAACGCTTAACAACTACGCGCAGAAGAACAATCTCTTTAAGAAAGGGAAGAACAAAATGACGCTTTCCGGGGACGACGTCAGAGAAGGTATAACGGCGGTTCTCAGCGTTAAACTTCCCGAGCCTCAGTTTGAGGGCCAGACAAAGGGAAAACTCGGAAACCGTGAAATCATGGGGGTTGTAACGACTATTCTCGGGCAGAAGCTCGGAGAATTTCTTGAAGAGAACCCAAGTAAGGCGAAGAAAATAGTAAGAAAAGCGATAGATTCCGCCAGAGCCAGGAATGCCGCCAGAAAGGCGAAAGATCTTGTAAGGAGAAAATCGGTTCTTGAATCGGGAAATCTGCCCGGGAAGCTTTCCGATTGCTCAGTGAATGACCCCGAGCATTCTGAGCTGTTTCTCGTAGAGGGTGACTCGGCCGGAGGATCGGCAAAGATGGGGAGAGACAGGAGGTTTCAGGCAATTTTACCTCTAAAGGGCAAAATTCTGAATGTGGAAAAGGCAAGAATGGATAAGATCCTTTCGAACGAGGAAATCAAAACGATTATAACGGCTCTCGGGACCGGTATTGGAGAGGATTTTGATATTTCCAAGATCAGGTACCGCAAGGTGATAATTATGACAGACGCGGATGTGGACGGATCGCATATAAGAACGTTGATACTTACTCTTTTTTTCAGGTATATGCCCGAACTTATCTTACAGGGATGCATTTACATAGCTCAGCCTCCCCTCTATAGGATTAAAAAGGGGAAAAAGGAAAGGTACGCGTATAACGAAGAAAAAAGACGTAGAATCATAAAAGATTTAGGAGGAGAAAAGGGGATTTCTCTTCAAAGGTATAAGGGTTTGGGGGAGATGAATCCCGAGCAGCTCTGGATGACGACAATGGATCCGGAGCGGAGAGTAACGAAGCAAATCAGGTTGGAAGATATGGTAGAAGCCGACCAGACATTTACGATTCTTATGGGCGACAAGGTAGCTCCAAGGAAAAAATTTATTCAGGAGAACGCTACCTATGTTAAAAACCTCGATGTTTAA